In Neisseria brasiliensis, the following proteins share a genomic window:
- a CDS encoding phage baseplate assembly protein V gives MNRQLENLIKVGTVAEVDPQTNRLRVSHGGLQTDWLPYLVPAAGGVSVWRLPSVGKMCVVLSPSGETENGIVLLGMASSQYPAPSNSPDETVMQFPDGARLAYNHQSGALTATGVKTANLSAATSVTIDTPQTNMTGALTVAGLLTYQGGMSGGGGSGTTITGSLNHTGSFTNTGTMSSNGVVLHSHTHPDLTSGGNTGEPNP, from the coding sequence ATGAATCGACAATTGGAAAACCTCATTAAAGTCGGCACCGTGGCCGAAGTCGACCCGCAAACCAACCGCCTGCGCGTATCGCATGGCGGCTTGCAAACCGATTGGCTGCCCTATCTCGTCCCTGCCGCCGGAGGTGTGTCCGTGTGGCGTTTGCCATCGGTCGGTAAGATGTGTGTCGTGTTAAGCCCGAGCGGCGAAACCGAAAACGGCATTGTCCTGCTCGGCATGGCCTCAAGCCAATACCCCGCCCCGTCAAACAGCCCAGATGAAACCGTCATGCAGTTTCCGGATGGCGCGCGCTTGGCTTACAACCACCAATCCGGCGCGCTCACCGCTACCGGCGTGAAAACCGCCAATCTGTCCGCCGCAACCTCCGTCACCATCGACACCCCGCAAACCAACATGACCGGCGCGCTGACCGTGGCCGGATTGCTGACCTATCAAGGCGGCATGAGCGGTGGCGGTGGCAGCGGCACCACCATCACCGGCAGCCTGAACCATACGGGCAGCTTTACGAATACCGGCACGATGTCAAGCAACGGCGTGGTGCTGCATAGCCACACCCACCCTGATTTGACCTCAGGCGGCAACACCGGAGAGCCAAACCCATGA
- a CDS encoding phage tail sheath subtilisin-like domain-containing protein, whose amino-acid sequence MSQADRMHGVTANEYTKGLRPISDLTSNIIGIVAVAEDADDTVFPLATPVFSATVSAIIDKAGSKGTLYKTLDGILDQADARVIVVRAEADETTETQKANVITAVKALRKAATYTGFKPNIIGAPEIDDADVTAELVAVAEALGAFVYASCGDQTEIAELKRYRQGFGNRQLMLIDGHFMAFNDATQQNDTAATIGRILGARAKLDDLIGPHKSISNTEILGVSGIQTPRTFGLLDKNSEANTINNADITTLIRENGYRVWGNRTCSADPIWAFEPTVRMSMLVKEVIASSFLWAMDKPMHPSLMIDIIMSINAKLSEYVAKGWLLGAEVRIDRAKVDSARVSNGIFAFDYEFTVPPPLENIELNQHVSDKFIVNLTEKVIEFASNLKPTTV is encoded by the coding sequence ATGTCTCAAGCAGACCGCATGCACGGCGTTACCGCCAATGAGTACACCAAGGGCTTGCGCCCGATTTCCGACCTCACCAGCAATATTATCGGCATCGTGGCCGTGGCCGAAGATGCCGATGACACCGTCTTTCCGCTGGCTACGCCGGTATTTTCAGCCACCGTTTCCGCCATCATCGACAAGGCGGGCAGCAAGGGTACGTTGTACAAAACGCTCGATGGCATCTTGGATCAAGCCGATGCGCGCGTGATTGTTGTCCGCGCTGAGGCCGATGAGACCACCGAAACCCAAAAAGCCAACGTTATTACCGCCGTCAAAGCCTTGCGCAAGGCTGCGACCTACACCGGCTTTAAGCCCAACATCATCGGCGCGCCGGAAATCGACGATGCCGATGTCACCGCCGAATTGGTGGCCGTGGCCGAAGCCTTGGGCGCGTTTGTCTATGCCTCATGCGGCGACCAAACCGAAATCGCCGAATTAAAACGCTATCGCCAAGGTTTCGGCAATCGCCAGTTGATGTTGATTGACGGCCATTTTATGGCCTTTAATGACGCCACGCAGCAAAACGACACCGCCGCCACCATCGGCCGTATTCTTGGCGCGCGCGCCAAATTGGATGATTTAATTGGTCCGCACAAATCAATCTCCAACACCGAGATTCTCGGCGTGAGCGGCATTCAGACCCCGCGCACCTTTGGCCTGCTGGATAAAAACAGCGAAGCCAACACCATCAACAATGCCGACATTACCACACTGATCCGCGAAAACGGCTATCGCGTGTGGGGCAACCGCACCTGCTCCGCTGACCCGATTTGGGCATTTGAGCCGACCGTGCGCATGAGCATGCTGGTTAAAGAGGTCATTGCCTCAAGTTTCTTGTGGGCGATGGATAAACCAATGCACCCAAGCTTGATGATTGACATCATCATGAGCATCAACGCCAAGCTGTCCGAATACGTGGCCAAAGGCTGGTTGCTCGGCGCAGAGGTGCGCATCGACCGCGCCAAAGTTGACAGCGCGCGCGTGTCAAACGGCATTTTTGCCTTTGATTATGAGTTTACCGTGCCACCGCCGCTGGAAAACATCGAATTAAATCAACACGTCAGCGACAAGTTTATTGTCAACCTGACCGAAAAAGTGATTGAGTTCGCAAGCAACCTGAAACCGACTACCGTATAA
- a CDS encoding phage major tail tube protein — protein MQLPRLLKGFNVFADGLNKHGVTMTVKRPPLKFKTEDYTPGGMIAELSAVHGIEKLELELVSKGYDAELFKSISHKIGGNLIRYQGSLHKEDEDEHEMLVGEFRGRIVEVDPGEDKAGEGGEHTFKYALTYWKESVNGDTVLEIDVMNNKVIIGGRDYFAGMRKNLGL, from the coding sequence ATGCAATTACCTCGATTACTCAAAGGCTTTAACGTCTTTGCCGACGGCCTCAACAAACACGGCGTCACCATGACCGTGAAGCGCCCGCCGCTGAAATTTAAAACCGAAGACTACACCCCGGGCGGCATGATTGCCGAATTGTCGGCAGTCCACGGCATTGAAAAGTTGGAGCTCGAATTAGTCAGCAAAGGCTATGACGCCGAATTATTTAAATCAATCTCACACAAAATCGGCGGCAATTTAATCCGCTACCAAGGCAGCCTGCATAAAGAAGATGAAGACGAGCATGAGATGCTGGTCGGCGAATTTCGCGGCCGCATTGTCGAAGTTGACCCGGGCGAAGACAAAGCCGGTGAAGGCGGTGAGCATACATTTAAATACGCCCTCACCTATTGGAAAGAGTCGGTAAACGGCGATACCGTGTTGGAAATCGATGTAATGAATAATAAAGTCATCATCGGTGGACGCGACTACTTTGCTGGTATGCGTAAAAACTTGGGATTGTAG
- a CDS encoding phage virion morphogenesis protein, translated as MAYRDADSEKYSADPLNKYLDDLESLIKNLSAPERKKLTAKIAREMQKRNRQRIADNVDPQHIAYAPRAHAWDLRRLRDGEKLWIRQKFNFFKDQDLELAFTRQAVSRNGNPVIQGRHPDEPREATGYVNEWIYLKKRNGNKKLRMFKKLKGGKYLRFKSDSQSASIGFFSGLAANIAYEHHYGNSRKNLPARELVGFNTDDLSYIHNEVLAAVSKGI; from the coding sequence ATGGCGTATCGTGATGCAGATAGCGAAAAGTACAGTGCCGACCCATTAAATAAATATCTTGATGATTTGGAATCGCTAATAAAAAACTTATCGGCACCTGAACGAAAAAAACTGACCGCCAAAATCGCGCGGGAAATGCAGAAGCGGAATCGGCAGAGAATCGCCGATAACGTTGACCCTCAACATATAGCCTATGCGCCGCGCGCCCATGCTTGGGATTTAAGGAGGTTGAGGGATGGAGAAAAGTTGTGGATCAGGCAGAAATTTAATTTTTTCAAAGATCAAGATTTGGAGTTAGCCTTTACCCGTCAGGCCGTCAGCCGAAACGGTAACCCTGTGATTCAGGGGCGGCATCCGGATGAACCCAGAGAGGCAACGGGGTATGTGAATGAATGGATTTATTTAAAAAAGCGCAACGGAAATAAAAAGCTAAGGATGTTTAAAAAACTTAAAGGCGGGAAATATCTTCGCTTTAAGTCAGATAGTCAGAGCGCATCTATCGGATTTTTCAGCGGATTGGCCGCAAATATCGCCTATGAGCACCATTACGGCAATAGTAGGAAAAATCTGCCGGCGCGTGAGTTGGTTGGTTTTAATACCGACGATTTAAGCTATATACATAATGAGGTTTTGGCTGCGGTTTCAAAGGGGATTTAA
- the lysC gene encoding Rz1-like lysis system protein LysC (LysC is an Rz1-like component of a phage lytic system, substantially overlapping although not fully embedded in the gene for the Rz-like LysB component.): MKEAFFILLMTVWLLVGCAKPAAPAPAHSCPPVPQCRAEVGEIHTHADLLQGFVAYKAAFNTCQAYRNALAACVGQQ, translated from the coding sequence ATGAAAGAAGCATTTTTTATTCTGCTCATGACCGTGTGGCTGCTGGTCGGCTGCGCCAAACCTGCCGCCCCTGCGCCTGCCCACTCATGCCCGCCCGTGCCACAATGCCGTGCCGAAGTCGGCGAAATCCACACCCACGCCGACTTGCTGCAAGGCTTTGTCGCGTACAAAGCCGCCTTTAACACCTGCCAAGCCTACCGCAACGCGCTCGCCGCCTGTGTCGGTCAACAATAG
- a CDS encoding phage tail protein I: MNSVIPSNNTPLQHTLARLTEDRIAALDWRVILNAHDPAVCQAEWLPWLAWENSISDAEGWRFAQTEEEKRRLIANYIEKHQKKGTAAVIRNLFRDLGLGEIEIIEKVARLRWNGKAVFNGQYIFGGQPEDWAKYAIILKRVISGSQAKLIQAILNEITPIRCELIYIDYRANPLYWNGEIEFNGDFTFGAINNNG; the protein is encoded by the coding sequence ATGAATAGCGTGATCCCATCAAATAACACGCCCCTCCAGCACACCCTGGCCCGACTCACAGAAGACAGGATAGCCGCCTTAGATTGGCGGGTGATTTTAAACGCGCATGATCCCGCTGTGTGTCAAGCTGAATGGCTGCCATGGCTCGCGTGGGAAAACAGCATATCAGATGCCGAAGGCTGGAGGTTTGCCCAAACCGAAGAAGAAAAACGCCGCTTAATTGCCAACTATATTGAAAAACATCAAAAAAAAGGCACCGCCGCCGTTATCCGCAACCTGTTTAGAGATTTGGGTTTGGGTGAGATAGAAATAATTGAAAAAGTCGCACGTTTAAGATGGAATGGAAAAGCGGTATTTAATGGGCAATACATTTTTGGCGGGCAGCCGGAAGATTGGGCGAAATACGCCATCATTTTAAAAAGAGTGATTAGCGGCAGCCAAGCCAAATTAATACAGGCCATACTAAACGAAATCACACCAATAAGATGCGAGCTTATTTATATTGATTATCGCGCCAATCCCTTGTATTGGAATGGCGAAATTGAATTTAATGGTGATTTTACATTCGGAGCAATAAATAATAATGGGTAA
- a CDS encoding phosphoadenosine phosphosulfate reductase domain-containing protein: MTENTIISFSGGRTSAMMLKTIIDQHGGRLPENIKVVFANTGKEAEETLKFVDECARRWSVSIIWLEWCPAEKAKHRWKITDFQTASRKGEPFAGLMDLRGYPPNPVMRYCTQELKIRPIKYYAQQVLGWKNWQVAVGFRADEPRRVAKLNNHRDPFERIAPLAKMGITKEQVAEFWQAQEFDLNLPNLNGVTNHGNCDLCFLKSTAKRIELIAENPQAAVWWIEQEQKIGQPFRRNAPSYADLQKMAVAEQKIADVDGLAECFCTD, encoded by the coding sequence ATGACCGAAAATACAATCATCAGCTTTAGCGGCGGTCGAACCAGCGCAATGATGTTAAAAACCATCATCGACCAACACGGCGGCCGCTTGCCCGAAAATATTAAAGTCGTCTTTGCCAATACGGGCAAAGAGGCCGAAGAAACACTAAAATTTGTTGACGAATGCGCGCGACGATGGTCGGTAAGCATCATTTGGCTGGAGTGGTGCCCTGCCGAAAAAGCAAAGCACCGCTGGAAAATTACCGACTTTCAGACGGCCTCAAGAAAGGGTGAGCCGTTTGCCGGATTGATGGATTTAAGGGGCTATCCGCCCAATCCCGTTATGCGCTACTGCACCCAAGAATTAAAAATACGCCCGATTAAATACTATGCGCAGCAAGTCTTAGGCTGGAAGAATTGGCAGGTTGCCGTTGGTTTTCGCGCCGATGAGCCTCGCCGCGTTGCAAAGCTCAATAATCATCGCGACCCATTTGAGCGGATAGCCCCACTCGCCAAAATGGGCATTACCAAAGAGCAGGTGGCCGAATTTTGGCAGGCGCAAGAATTTGATTTAAATCTGCCCAATCTCAACGGCGTCACCAATCATGGCAATTGCGATTTGTGCTTTTTAAAATCAACCGCCAAGCGCATTGAGCTGATTGCCGAAAATCCGCAAGCAGCCGTATGGTGGATTGAGCAAGAGCAAAAAATCGGCCAGCCATTCCGCCGCAATGCCCCCTCCTATGCAGATTTGCAAAAAATGGCTGTCGCAGAGCAGAAAATAGCTGATGTCGATGGGCTGGCCGAATGTTTTTGTACTGATTAA
- a CDS encoding baseplate assembly protein translates to MAEIDLTRLPAPDAIEQLDFETIFARKKKQLIELCPDSIKPAIEKTLELESEPLTIDLQQQAYSEMLIRHRINEATKAGFLALATGTDLDHIGAGRGIARKIIQSADETQTPPRPEIKESDAEYRKRIQMHPEKLAAAGPRAAYIAHALDVDDVADANPVRAAAGIVCVYIKSYSNDGIPSAALLSKVKNYLSAEDRRPLCDTVEVKAARAKKITIEYETEFEDGPDKALVKEQQRRDLEEVLADNAGLSASLARSKIIGGLDTIGTKRINLRQPAADIVCAADEFIQVEFIRDREVVNE, encoded by the coding sequence ATGGCTGAAATTGATTTGACTCGCCTCCCTGCCCCTGATGCTATTGAGCAATTAGATTTTGAGACAATTTTTGCGCGCAAAAAAAAACAATTAATTGAGCTGTGTCCCGACAGTATCAAACCAGCAATCGAAAAAACACTGGAGCTCGAATCAGAGCCGCTCACTATTGATTTGCAGCAGCAGGCATACAGCGAGATGCTGATCCGCCACCGCATTAACGAGGCAACTAAAGCAGGGTTTTTAGCATTGGCTACAGGTACAGATCTGGATCACATCGGTGCCGGTCGTGGCATAGCCCGAAAAATTATCCAGTCCGCCGATGAGACCCAAACACCGCCGCGCCCCGAAATTAAAGAGAGCGATGCCGAATACCGCAAACGCATACAAATGCATCCCGAAAAGTTGGCCGCCGCAGGGCCCCGCGCCGCATATATCGCCCACGCTCTTGATGTCGATGATGTCGCAGACGCTAATCCGGTGCGCGCCGCCGCCGGTATCGTGTGTGTCTATATCAAAAGCTACAGCAATGACGGCATCCCCTCTGCCGCGCTGCTTAGCAAAGTCAAAAATTATCTGTCCGCCGAAGACCGCCGCCCGCTATGCGATACCGTTGAGGTTAAGGCGGCACGCGCAAAAAAAATAACCATCGAATACGAAACCGAATTTGAAGACGGGCCGGATAAAGCGCTGGTAAAAGAGCAGCAGCGGCGCGATTTAGAGGAGGTACTGGCAGACAATGCCGGATTATCCGCATCGCTGGCTCGCTCAAAAATTATAGGCGGCCTCGATACCATCGGCACAAAACGCATCAACCTCCGGCAACCGGCGGCCGATATCGTGTGCGCCGCCGACGAATTTATTCAAGTTGAATTCATCCGCGACCGAGAGGTAGTAAATGAATAG
- a CDS encoding TraR/DksA family transcriptional regulator yields MTDIFDQAAELEARQREYWLKKQREKTEYSASAYECEECGEPIPEARRQAVIGCRCCIECQEEIEQYGKTRRAP; encoded by the coding sequence ATGACTGATATTTTCGACCAAGCCGCCGAACTCGAAGCCCGCCAGCGCGAATACTGGCTGAAAAAGCAGCGCGAAAAAACCGAATACAGCGCCTCCGCCTACGAATGCGAAGAATGCGGCGAGCCCATCCCCGAAGCCCGCCGCCAAGCCGTAATCGGCTGTCGCTGTTGTATAGAATGCCAAGAAGAGATTGAACAATATGGAAAAACCCGCCGCGCTCCGTGA
- a CDS encoding pyocin knob domain-containing protein, producing the protein MGNLIDQNLWTNSVRQIEPGDSVIGGLNAPINICLMGINNRTVWLKTELAKAVESIGRNESAVEAALNTKANANTTITAGNGLSGGGNLTANRTIALGTPSKITASTNNSVSGTSHTHEIDKASTTTAGVVQLYNGLGSTATDLAATAAVAKKLNEIKATKSTTLAGYGIEDWVVSGISLSSSDNLNSLTAKGFYYQAATANASLSNNYPEARAGVLVVSYSGGSMQRYTTIDGHEYVRVFSSSWGSWLRVDGRDAVMTSGSQTIDGEKTFNHRTYHNGGVTFSNSNGDNTGRLGSNTSDTYIENTQTRKFLQLKNDGSLAYSNDPILLQSSLSNAVNSRSSTTPASVAGVKTAYDKAVKAATATRRSYSRTINGTASGRTEQTMRVTGETVISPDGSVVQYFNIKNAKPLWFGFEDGSTDAGRLIDIDLWTAMPNKVCYASIQFVRATDTNISQRWQHEASEHKYSWNPRGTNKNKVSFNSRRWAGTGDELIDMVIKVEGY; encoded by the coding sequence ATGGGTAATTTAATCGATCAAAATTTATGGACAAACTCCGTCCGACAAATTGAGCCAGGAGATAGTGTGATTGGTGGCTTAAACGCCCCCATCAATATTTGCCTGATGGGCATTAATAACCGCACAGTTTGGCTCAAAACCGAATTGGCCAAGGCGGTCGAAAGCATTGGTCGCAATGAGTCTGCGGTCGAGGCTGCGTTAAATACCAAAGCCAACGCCAACACCACCATCACCGCAGGCAACGGCTTAAGCGGTGGCGGAAATTTGACTGCAAACCGCACAATCGCGCTGGGCACGCCGAGCAAAATCACCGCGTCGACAAACAACAGTGTCTCCGGCACGTCGCACACGCACGAGATTGACAAAGCCAGCACTACAACAGCCGGCGTCGTGCAACTGTATAACGGCTTGGGAAGCACAGCGACGGACTTAGCGGCAACGGCAGCGGTTGCGAAGAAACTAAATGAAATAAAAGCCACAAAATCAACAACATTGGCGGGATACGGCATTGAAGACTGGGTTGTAAGCGGCATCTCATTATCAAGTAGCGACAATCTAAACAGCCTCACTGCAAAAGGTTTTTATTATCAAGCGGCAACGGCAAACGCGTCTCTAAGTAACAACTATCCGGAGGCACGTGCCGGCGTACTAGTCGTGTCATACAGCGGCGGCAGTATGCAGCGCTACACAACAATCGATGGTCACGAGTATGTGCGCGTATTCTCTTCGTCGTGGGGCAGCTGGCTGCGCGTTGACGGCCGCGATGCTGTCATGACAAGCGGCAGTCAAACAATCGACGGCGAGAAAACATTTAATCATCGCACATATCACAACGGCGGCGTCACATTCAGCAACTCGAATGGCGATAATACCGGCCGATTGGGCTCAAATACTAGTGATACGTATATTGAAAATACGCAGACAAGAAAGTTTTTGCAGCTCAAAAACGACGGCTCGCTCGCATACAGTAATGACCCGATTTTGTTGCAATCATCATTGAGCAATGCAGTCAACAGCAGAAGCTCAACGACACCGGCAAGTGTTGCTGGCGTCAAAACCGCCTACGACAAAGCTGTTAAGGCGGCCACCGCAACCCGCCGCAGCTACAGCCGCACCATTAACGGCACAGCATCCGGTCGTACCGAACAAACCATGCGCGTCACAGGCGAGACGGTCATCAGTCCCGATGGCAGCGTTGTGCAGTATTTTAACATCAAGAATGCTAAGCCCCTTTGGTTTGGTTTTGAAGATGGGAGTACTGATGCGGGGAGATTAATAGATATCGACTTATGGACAGCTATGCCCAATAAAGTCTGTTATGCCTCAATCCAATTTGTACGCGCCACCGATACGAATATATCGCAAAGATGGCAACATGAGGCCTCTGAGCATAAATACAGCTGGAATCCTCGCGGCACAAATAAAAATAAAGTCTCGTTTAACTCGCGCCGCTGGGCTGGCACCGGTGATGAATTAATCGATATGGTCATTAAAGTAGAGGGTTATTAA
- a CDS encoding phage tail protein, with protein sequence MEKPAALREAIQAALPEFKTDPDRLRIYVDGGEIEPARGTLSHKTAYTLNLFAQEIAKDKLTRLNIAIIHWLQRNQPDILNPGTNGNKAYTFEAEPLTSDVWDVLIQLKLTENILVRMDDKGRLNIKTKAEPQYDLEDALGQYAAALGVPNDNQIGG encoded by the coding sequence ATGGAAAAACCCGCCGCGCTCCGTGAAGCCATCCAAGCCGCCCTGCCCGAATTTAAAACCGATCCCGACCGCCTGCGCATTTATGTCGACGGCGGCGAAATCGAGCCCGCGCGCGGCACCCTCAGCCACAAAACCGCCTACACCCTCAACCTGTTTGCCCAAGAAATCGCCAAAGACAAACTCACCCGCCTGAATATTGCCATCATCCATTGGCTGCAACGCAATCAGCCCGATATCCTCAATCCCGGCACCAACGGCAACAAAGCCTACACCTTTGAGGCAGAGCCGCTCACCTCCGACGTGTGGGATGTTTTAATCCAGCTCAAATTAACCGAAAACATCCTAGTCCGCATGGATGACAAAGGCCGTCTGAACATCAAAACCAAAGCCGAGCCGCAATACGACCTCGAGGACGCGTTAGGCCAATACGCCGCCGCATTGGGCGTGCCAAACGACAATCAGATAGGTGGTTAA
- a CDS encoding GPW/gp25 family protein, with protein sequence MTNAETGREISLKAHIAQSINNILFTRIGSRIMREDYGSILPDLIDMPLIPPVVLALQQAIVSAIAAWEPRVKIESVRFDAEAAAQGRLKIWLETVILSSGVKETFEITDV encoded by the coding sequence ATGACCAACGCCGAAACAGGCCGCGAAATCTCGCTAAAAGCCCATATCGCCCAAAGCATCAACAATATCTTATTTACCCGCATCGGCAGCCGCATCATGCGTGAGGATTACGGCTCAATCCTGCCCGATTTAATCGATATGCCCTTGATTCCGCCGGTGGTTTTGGCCTTGCAGCAAGCCATCGTATCCGCCATCGCCGCGTGGGAGCCGCGCGTCAAAATCGAATCCGTGCGCTTTGATGCCGAAGCCGCCGCGCAAGGCCGTCTGAAAATTTGGCTGGAAACCGTCATTTTATCCAGCGGCGTGAAAGAAACTTTTGAAATTACGGATGTTTAA